From Nicotiana tabacum cultivar K326 chromosome 22, ASM71507v2, whole genome shotgun sequence, one genomic window encodes:
- the LOC142176175 gene encoding uncharacterized protein LOC142176175, translated as MYKYNAREEFRGAGVVSPPILYTCMSVITWNVRGLNKTYKQKEIKEFIKGNNKAIITLVEHRVKNQKENAMIKKLAPGWEWISNSSINHKSRIWLMWDPRIYTFEPVEIEEQLIHGQVRVIAKAVMFGFSAIYGLHTVKDRLKLWDKMRQIHSIQQGPWLAMGDYNVVVHPQDRLCGTEVQDMETKDFKEYMRDTGMNELQYVGRNYTWTNNHTYSRIDRGLVNTTWMMTMPNVKVQVLEPMVSDHSPLKLEICQAQGKKNRPFKFFNCIVDHAQFMQHIEEAWKDMSTNGRMQTV; from the coding sequence ATGTACAAATACAATGCAAGAGAGGAGTTCAGAGGTGCAGGGGTTGTATCACCACCCATACTTTATACCTGTATGAGTGTGATAACTTGGAATGTGAGGGGACTGAATAAGACTTATAAGCAAAAGGAGATAAAAGAATTTATAAAAGGGaataataaagcaataataacATTAGTAGAGCATAGagtaaaaaatcaaaaagagaatGCAATGATAAAGAAGCTAGCACCTGGTTGGGAATGGATTTCCAACTCAAGTATAAACCATAAAAGCAGAATCTGGCTCATGTGGGATCCTAGGATATACACTTTTGAGCCAGTGGAAATAGAGGAGCAACTGATACATGGTCAAGTCAGAGTTATTGCAAAAGCTGTTATGTTTGGTTTTTCAGCAATATATGGATTACATACTGTTAAAGACAGGTTAAAGCTATGGGACAAGATGAGGCAAATCCACAGCATACAACAAGGACCTTGGCTAGCTATGGGAGACTATAATGTTGTTGTACATCCACAAGATAGACTATGTGGTACAGAGGTCCAAGATATGGAAACAAAAGATTTTAAGGAGTATATGAGGGATACAGGAATGAATGAGCTGCAGTATGTGGGGAGGAACTACACCTGGACTAATAATCATACCTATAGCAGAATTGATAGGGGACTTGTAAATACTACTTGGATGATGACAATGCCAAATGTGAAAGTTCAGGTGCTGGAACCAATGGTATCTGATCACTCACCACTGAAGCTAGAAATCTGTCAGGCACAAGGAAAGAAGAATAGGCCTTTCAAGTTCTTTAACTGTATTGTTGACCACGCTCAGTTCATGCAACACATTGAAGAAGCTTGGAAGGATATGAGCACAAATGGTAGAATGCAGACAGTATGA